A stretch of Faecalibacterium duncaniae DNA encodes these proteins:
- a CDS encoding MYG1 family protein: MKIPANGFTHAGKFHADDVFATALLQIIRPDIRITRGFVVPDDFDGIVYDIGFGMFDHHQEPREYRANGIPYAAFGLLWRVLGPGLVGERQARLIDENFIQPLDLNDNTGEQNSLCDAIGFFNPVWDSKEDQDTCFFKAVAVAKQILENQIESANAVNRADEKVQQAYKNSRDGIVILPCYLPWKNGLYKTDALFVIYPSQRGGWSAQCVTDHKTKKPKLPFPQSWAGQPQEVIEQKSGIEGISFCHASRFLITAKDKETALAACRQVLKNNGRL; the protein is encoded by the coding sequence ATGAAAATTCCTGCAAATGGCTTCACCCACGCCGGCAAGTTCCATGCGGACGACGTGTTTGCAACGGCGCTGCTGCAGATCATCCGGCCGGACATCAGGATCACCCGCGGCTTTGTGGTACCGGACGATTTCGACGGCATCGTGTATGATATCGGCTTTGGCATGTTCGATCACCATCAGGAGCCCCGAGAGTACCGTGCCAACGGCATCCCCTATGCGGCCTTCGGCCTGCTGTGGCGGGTGCTGGGCCCGGGGCTGGTGGGGGAGCGTCAGGCCCGGCTCATCGATGAAAACTTTATCCAGCCCCTTGATCTGAACGATAACACCGGCGAGCAGAACAGCCTGTGCGATGCCATCGGCTTCTTCAACCCGGTGTGGGATTCCAAGGAGGATCAGGACACCTGCTTCTTCAAGGCGGTGGCTGTGGCAAAGCAGATCTTGGAAAACCAGATCGAGAGCGCGAACGCCGTGAACCGCGCCGACGAGAAAGTGCAGCAGGCCTATAAGAATTCCCGGGACGGCATCGTGATCCTGCCCTGCTACCTGCCCTGGAAGAATGGCCTGTACAAGACCGATGCCCTCTTCGTCATCTACCCCAGTCAGCGCGGCGGGTGGAGCGCCCAGTGCGTGACCGACCACAAGACCAAAAAGCCGAAGCTGCCCTTCCCCCAGAGCTGGGCGGGCCAGCCGCAGGAGGTCATTGAGCAGAAGAGCGGCATCGAGGGCATCAGCTTCTGCCACGCCAGCCGGTTCCTCATCACCGCAAAGGATAAGGAGACGGCGCTGGCCGCCTGCCGTCAGGTGCTGAAAAACAACGGGAGACTGTGA
- a CDS encoding GNAT family N-acetyltransferase: protein MSGEAEKAERAYVYMVRCAGGQLYTGWTNDPASRLHAHKSGKGAKCTRALGAQRFAYLERCTDKSAALRREAALKKLTKAQKETLCAEWAEKNLPRLSLATRADAAEILDIYNWYVLHHTATFQVTPSSLPEYEDWVDSTRALIPLLLARDGDGKLLGYACAHRYHPREAYDWAVESTIYCAPDARGFGVGDTLYRALLDILDGMGYWNVYALVADPNPASERIHARLGFTCVGREPHTAYKFGWLGLSTWWLPLRRGNEKPEPTHPLTQEQVEEILGRYQA from the coding sequence ATGAGCGGGGAAGCGGAGAAGGCGGAGCGGGCCTATGTCTATATGGTGCGCTGCGCAGGCGGCCAGCTCTACACGGGCTGGACAAATGACCCGGCCAGCCGACTGCACGCCCACAAGAGCGGGAAGGGGGCCAAGTGCACCCGTGCGCTGGGGGCACAGCGGTTCGCGTATCTGGAACGGTGCACAGACAAATCTGCCGCCCTGCGCCGGGAAGCAGCCCTGAAAAAGCTGACCAAGGCGCAGAAGGAAACCCTGTGCGCCGAATGGGCTGAGAAGAACCTGCCCCGGCTCTCGCTGGCCACCCGGGCCGATGCGGCGGAGATCCTGGACATCTACAACTGGTATGTCCTGCACCACACGGCAACCTTTCAGGTAACGCCCTCTTCCCTGCCGGAGTATGAGGACTGGGTGGACAGCACCCGTGCGCTGATCCCTCTGCTGCTGGCCCGGGATGGGGACGGTAAACTGCTGGGCTATGCCTGCGCCCACCGCTACCACCCCCGGGAGGCCTACGACTGGGCTGTGGAAAGCACCATCTACTGTGCCCCCGATGCCCGGGGCTTTGGTGTGGGGGATACCCTCTACCGCGCCCTGCTGGATATTCTGGACGGGATGGGTTACTGGAATGTCTATGCCCTTGTGGCAGACCCCAACCCCGCCAGTGAGCGTATCCATGCCCGTTTGGGCTTCACCTGCGTGGGCCGCGAGCCCCACACTGCCTATAAGTTCGGCTGGCTGGGCCTGTCCACCTGGTGGCTGCCCCTGCGCAGGGGCAATGAAAAGCCGGAGCCCACCCACCCGCTGACACAGGAACAGGTGGAGGAGATCCTGGGAAGATACCAGGCATAA
- a CDS encoding argininosuccinate synthase, whose protein sequence is MKKENIKKVVLAYSGGLDTSIIIPWLKENYNNCEVVAVSGDVGQGTELDGLEEKAKATGASKLYVLDLKKDFVENYIFPTLKFGAKYEDYLLGTSFARPCIAKALADIAIKEGADAICHGCTGKGNDQVRFELTLKALCPDMAIIAPWREWDIKSRDEEIDYAEAHHIPLKINRETNYSKDKNLWHLSHEGLDLESPANEPQYNHPGFLELGVSPEQAPDTPTYVTIHFEKGVPTAVDGKEMGAVELVEYLNKLGGENGIGLLDIVENRLVGMKSRGVYETPGGAILYKAINVLETITLDKESAHLKEQLAQKYADIVYNGQWFTPLREALDAFANSLAKTVTGDVKLKLYKGNMINAGVTSPFTLYDEQTASFGEDEDYNQADAAGFINLFGLSIKERAKLSKSWPKIED, encoded by the coding sequence ATGAAAAAGGAAAACATCAAAAAAGTCGTGCTGGCCTACTCCGGTGGTCTGGATACCTCCATCATCATTCCCTGGCTGAAGGAAAACTACAACAACTGCGAAGTCGTCGCCGTTTCCGGTGACGTGGGCCAGGGCACCGAGCTGGACGGCCTGGAGGAAAAGGCCAAGGCTACCGGCGCTTCCAAGCTGTACGTTCTGGATCTGAAGAAGGACTTTGTGGAGAACTACATCTTCCCCACCCTGAAGTTTGGTGCAAAGTACGAGGACTACCTGCTGGGCACCAGCTTTGCACGCCCCTGCATTGCAAAGGCTCTGGCCGATATCGCCATCAAGGAAGGCGCAGATGCCATCTGCCACGGCTGCACCGGCAAGGGCAACGATCAGGTGCGTTTTGAGCTGACTCTCAAGGCTCTGTGCCCCGATATGGCCATCATTGCTCCCTGGCGTGAGTGGGACATCAAGAGCCGTGACGAAGAGATCGACTACGCCGAGGCTCACCACATCCCCCTGAAGATCAACCGCGAGACCAACTACTCCAAGGACAAGAACCTGTGGCATCTGAGCCATGAGGGTCTGGATCTGGAGAGCCCCGCCAACGAGCCCCAGTACAACCACCCCGGTTTCCTGGAGCTGGGTGTCAGCCCCGAGCAGGCTCCCGACACCCCGACCTATGTGACCATCCACTTTGAAAAGGGCGTTCCCACTGCCGTGGACGGCAAGGAGATGGGCGCTGTGGAGCTGGTGGAGTACCTGAACAAGCTGGGCGGCGAGAACGGCATCGGCCTGCTGGATATCGTGGAGAACCGTCTGGTGGGCATGAAGAGCCGCGGCGTGTACGAGACCCCCGGCGGTGCCATCCTGTACAAGGCCATCAATGTTCTGGAGACCATCACCCTGGACAAGGAGAGCGCACACCTCAAGGAGCAGCTGGCACAGAAGTACGCCGACATCGTCTACAACGGCCAGTGGTTCACCCCGCTGCGTGAGGCTCTGGATGCTTTTGCCAACAGCCTGGCAAAGACCGTGACCGGCGATGTGAAGCTGAAGCTGTACAAGGGCAACATGATCAACGCTGGTGTCACCTCCCCGTTCACCCTGTACGATGAGCAGACTGCTTCCTTTGGTGAGGACGAGGATTACAACCAGGCAGATGCAGCAGGCTTCATCAACCTGTTTGGCCTGTCCATCAAGGAGCGCGCAAAGCTGTCCAAGAGCTGGCCGAAGATCGAGGACTAA